The following proteins are encoded in a genomic region of Primulina huaijiensis isolate GDHJ02 chromosome 3, ASM1229523v2, whole genome shotgun sequence:
- the LOC140974400 gene encoding BTB/POZ domain-containing protein At3g50780-like translates to MSEIRIPRVDQAQTKIRNVPIAVTPEGFWCCPSPTVFQKTLKAQPPLNKPRSSLSAHGTTSVERKQTSATLKKSGSVSRRTDLVTEEPRTESSNAPALNNNAPVKNERTPRPKLENVPRKLTIEFGEPETSDLKLILLGKQGLTVKLSVHRNILLENSSYFAKKISEQQPVFPCLEIEDCEDVEIYVETIGLMYCKELKPQLIKQSVSRVLRILKIAEQLGYMPCIQSCLEYLEAVPWVGEDEEEKVVSLVSSLQGEGLGVGPVLKRVSPELSDPPKDTLSHILNLVLKSNEERGRREMKSTVLKLLKENQSLPGSNHLCNETIYTSCEGSLHSLVSLFRQAAAPEFCNKCLDTRDPVVKLLVLESDNLLWLLDILASRQAADDFATIWSTQQELASLHTKLPTPIRHHVSSITARLFIGIGRGELLPSKDTRHLLIQTWLQPLINDYKWLLHGCRSFDRTVVEEGLGRTILTLPLEDQKSILLSWLGSFLKSGDDCPNLQRAFEVWWRRTFIRPYAEFEILQQGDDGLRTSTSKMEVEQ, encoded by the exons ATGTCTGAAATAAGGATTCCGAGAGTAGACCAAGCTCAAACCAAAATTAGAAATGTTCCAATTGCTGTGACCCCCGAAGGATTTTGGTGTTGCCCCTCTCCCACGGTGTTTCAAAAGACTCTAAAGGCACAACCTCCATTGAACAAGCCCAGATCATCTCTTTCTGCCCATGGTACTACTTCGGTTGAGAGAAAGCAAACCTCGGCGACTCTGAAAAAGTCTGGAAGTGTGTCAAGGAGGACAGATCTTGTTACTGAGGAACCACGCACTGAAAGTTCCAATGCACCTGCTCTTAATAATAATGCCCCGGTGAAGAATGAGAGAACTCCTCGGCCGAAGCTTGAAAATGTGCCTAGGAAGTTGACGATTGAGTTTGGTGAACCTGAAACAAGTGATTTGAAGTTAATTTTGCTAGGAAAACAGGGACTTACTGTGAAGTTGAGCGTTCACAGGAATATACTCTTGGAAAATAGTAGTTACTTTGCCAAGAAAATTTCCGAACAGCAACCTGTCTTCCCGTGTCTTGAAATCGAAGACTGTGAAGATGTTGAGATATATGTTGAGACTATTGGATTAATGTACTGTAAAGAGCTGAAGCCACAGTTGATTAAGCAGAGCGTGTCACGTGTGCTTCGCATCCTTAAG ATTGCTGAACAACTGGGTTATATGCCGTGCATCCAATCGTGTTTGGAGTACTTGGAAGCAGTCCCTTGGGTTggtgaagatgaagaagaaaaggTCGTGTCTTTGGTCTCAAGTCTCCAGGGTGAGGGATTAGGAGTTGGACCTGTATTAAAACGAGTCTCTCCCGAACTTTCAGATCCACCAAAAGACACCCTTTCTCACATATTAAATCTAGTTCTGAAGAGCAACGAGGAAAGAGGGCGACGTGAGATGAAATCCACTGTCCTTAAGCTCCTCAAAGAAAACCAGAGTCTTCCTGGCTCGAATCACTTGTGCAATGAAACAATCTACACTTCTTGCGAAGGCTCCTTGCATTCTTTGGTGTCTCTGTTCAGACAAGCTGCTGCGCCCGAGTTTTGCAACAAATGTTTAGATACCAGGGACCCAGTGGTGAAATTATTGGTTCTCGAATCCGATAACCTCTTATGGTTGCTCGACATACTTGCCAGCAGACAAGCGGCAGATGACTTCGCTACAATATGGTCAACTCAGCAAGAATTGGCTTCGCTTCACACAAAACTTCCAACCCCGATACGCCACCATGTTAGCTCGATTACAGCAAGATTATTTATAGGAATCGGGAGAGGGGAGTTGCTTCCATCCAAAGATACACGACATTTGTTGATTCAAACGTGGCTACAGCCACTGATCAATGACTACAAGTGGTTGCTACACGGCTGCAGATCGTTTGATCGTACCGTTGTGGAGGAAGGATTAGGCAGGACAATCCTCACACTGCCTCTAGAGGATCAGAAAAGCATTTTGCTCTCTTGGCTAGGTAGTTTTTTGAAGTCCGGTGACGACTGCCCCAATCTTCAGCGAGCTTTCGAAGTGTGGTGGAGGAGGACTTTTATCCGGCCATATGCCGAATTTGAGATTCTCCAGCAGGGAGATGATGGCCTAAGGACATCAACTTCAAAGATGGAGGTTGAGCAATAG
- the LOC140974401 gene encoding LOW QUALITY PROTEIN: BEL1-like homeodomain protein 4 (The sequence of the model RefSeq protein was modified relative to this genomic sequence to represent the inferred CDS: inserted 1 base in 1 codon) has translation MGIAVACVITYRSQDYNSIQFLDKEXSTNPMSQAYHQGIYSFSNEFERSQQEQQQQAQQQHIAQQIRRDKLRIQGFDPPPPPNLVGIEEKESGGVLPVYETVGMLSEMFSFPSGGVPTDTELLESQISQSYRHPRPPPPTSAASAADLFLHRQGMAVGGGLGDSKNQISRINADPAAAMQLFLMNSQQQRSPSPSSSHHHPPPTSSTLHMLLPNHSSSPNSSNLQTFHTAPGAAFGQFTWVSNSEDETNPNEIPGVMEGQGLSLSLSSSLQHLEAVKAEELRMREGGMLCFGQGGGPSNFVAQYQFNNLNAGAATASSSLHLQGGVVGQNHQLQVGLESSFGAVGILRSSKYTKAAQELLEEFCSVGRGQFKKNTLGQQNHNSNNADPSSNPSGGAGGVNSSSSKDLPPLSAADRLEHQRRKVKLLSMLDEVDRRYSRYCEQMQMVVNSFDMVMGFGAAVPYTCLAQKAMSRHFRCLKDAIAAQLKHTCELLGEKDGGTSGITKGETPRLRILEQSLRQQRAFHQMGMMQQEAWRPQRGLPDRSVNILRAWLFEHFLHPYPSDADKHLLARQTGLSRNQVSNWFINARVRLWKPMVEEMYQQEAKDEADPQRDHSGSSSTSVAVAGTNSNNAQTSTPHATTTTAITPPPAPKKSHEIIAPERDPSFIAINRQRFSENQASNSNTNNNAAMSAAQSFPGMQEADSCLTHKPSTAEVNESSTLIRFGANAGDVSLTLGLRHAGNFPEKSRFSIRDFGG, from the exons ATGGGAATAGCAGTGGCTTGTGTGATTACCTATCGCTCACAAGATTACAATTCAATTCAATTCTTGGACAAGG ATTCGACGAATCCTATGTCCCAAGCTTACCACCAAGGAATCTACAGTTTCTCGAATGAATTTGAGAGATCGCAACAAGAACAACAGCAGCAAGCTCAGCAGCAGCATATAGCTCAGCAGATCCGAAGGGATAAACTGAGGATTCAAGGCTTCGacccgccgccgccgccgaaCTTAGTCGGTATTGAAGAGAAAGAATCAGGTGGTGTGCTCCCAGTTTACGAAACTGTCGGGATGTTATCTGAAATGTTCAGTTTCCCGTCGGGAGGTGTACCAACGGATACTGAGTTGTTGGAGAGTCAAATTTCACAGAGTTATCGGCATCCGAGGCCGCCGCCGCCTACCTCAGCAGCTTCAGCTGCTGATTTGTTCTTACACCGTCAAGGGATGGCTGTAGGCGGTGGATTAGGAGATTCCAAGAATCAGATTTCTAGAATTAATGCGGATCCAGCAGCAGCCATGCAACTTTTCTTGATGAACTCACAGCAGCAAAGGTCTCCTTCACCATCTTCTTCACACCATCATCCTCCCCCTACTTCGTCCACTCTTCATATGCTGCTTCCTAACCATTCTTCTTCACCGAATTCTTCCAATCTCCAAACCTTTCACACCGCACCGGGAGCGGCTTTTGGTCAATTCACATGGGTTTCGAACAGCGAGGACGAAACCAACCCTAATGAAATTCCGGGAGTAATGGAAGGACAAGGGCTATCTTTATCTCTATCCTCTTCACTTCAACACTTGGAAGCGGTGAAGGCCGAGGAACTGAGGATGAGAGAAGGAGGGATGCTATGTTTTGGGCAAGGCGGAGGGCCCTCTAATTTTGTAGCACAGTATCAGTTCAATAATTTGAATGCCGGAGCCGCCACCGCATCCTCCTCCTTGCATCTGCAAGGAGGAGTAGTTGGTCAGAACCACCAGTTGCAGGTGGGGTTGGAGTCTTCTTTCGGAGCGGTCGGTATTTTGAGGAGTTCAAAGTACACGAAGGCAGCCCAAGAGTTATTGGAAGAGTTTTGTAGCGTTGGAAGAGGTCAGTTCAAAAAAAACACACTCGGGCAGCAGAATCACAACAGCAACAACGCTGACCCTAGTTCCAACCCCAGTGGCGGCGCCGGTGGTGTCAATTCTTCCTCTTCAAAAGATCTCCCTCCTCTGTCAGCTGCCGACAGACTCGAGCATCAAAGAAGAAAGGTCAAACTGTTATCCATGCTTGATGAG GTGGATAGAAGATACAGCCGTTACTGCGAGCAAATGCAGATGGTGGTGAACTCATTCGACATGGTGATGGGCTTCGGCGCGGCGGTGCCGTACACCTGCCTTGCTCAGAAAGCCATGTCTCGCCATTTCCGGTGTCTGAAGGACGCCATCGCCGCCCAGTTGAAACACACCTGCGAGCTGCTGGGAGAAAAAGACGGCGGCACCTCAGGGATAACAAAAGGCGAGACACCTAGGCTGAGAATCCTCGAGCAAAGTCTGCGGCAACAAAGAGCATTTCATCAGATGGGAATGATGCAGCAAGAAGCGTGGAGGCCTCAAAGAGGCTTGCCAGATCGATCTGTCAACATTTTGAGAGCTTGGCTTTTCGAACATTTCCTGCATCC GTATCCAAGCGACGCAGATAAGCATCTGCTGGCTAGGCAGACTGGCCTGTCGAGGAACCAG GTTTCAAACTGGTTCATCAATGCGAGGGTTCGGTTGTGGAAACCCATGGTCGAAGAGATGTACCAACAAGAAGCCAAGGATGAGGCAGATCCACAGCGGGACCATAGCGGCAGCAGCAGCACCAGCGTAGCAGTTGCAGGTACCAACAGTAACAATGCACAAACTTCAACGCCTCacgccaccaccaccaccgcaaTTACTCCTCCGCCTGCACCCAAAAAATCTCATGAAATCATTGCCCCAGAAAGGGACCCTTCATTTATCGCAATTAATAGGCAACGCTTCTCGGAAAACCAAGCCAGCAATAGCAACACTAACAACAATGCCGCCATGTCGGCGGCTCAATCTTTTCCGGGCATGCAGGAGGCTGACTCCTGCCTCACACATAAGCCCTCTACTGCAGAAGTCAATGAATCCTCCACGCTGATTAGGTTTGGGGCGAATGCGGGCGACGTGTCTCTTACGCTAGGATTACGTCACGCCGGGAACTTTCCGGAGAAGAGCCGGTTTTCGATCAGAGACTTCGGGGGCTAG